The sequence CTCACCTTCAACCGGCCTCCCATTTTTCTTATGCTCTCGCCTAAGGAAGGAGTGGCTTACGGACGTGACCGCACAGACAACAGAACAGGCCTTGGCGTCCATCACGGACGAGGGCCTCTTCGAGCGGCTGGCGACGGCCATCCTTCGAGAAGCCAAGCCCGACTACGCATCGCTGGCGCACCCTGGCGTCAATGTCGCGGGAAAGACCGTCAAGTCGCCACTCGACGGAATCTGCTTCGTCCAGGGCGCCAATCCGCCCCACATGATCGCGGTCCACCACACCATCACCGCGCGAGACGATTTAGAGAAAAAATGGCTCCATGACCCTTCGAAGGTGAAGCCACGCAAAGGGACGAAGCCGAAGGCTCCGGCGGGGGATCTCCTCAAGACAGCGGAGTTGGTCGCGCAAGAGAGAACACGAACGCCGAATCTGCGTGCAACGTTGGTCCTCACCACCAACGAGGAGCCAGGCGAAGAGCTGGTTCGCGACGTCGTGGCGGCAGGGAGCGCGCACGCGATGGCGATTGACCTATGGCCGCGCTCGCGGCTGAGCCACTTCCTTGATCACCACCCCAGGGGCCAGTGGAGCCGCCGCGCCTATCTCGGCATCGAGCAGGAACAGCTCTCGGCCGAGCTGCTCCATGAATTGTCCAAGAAGAGCCTGGAGGCCTCCCGCCCACTGGATGACCCTTCCACCTGGATCCCGCGGACGCTGGACACGGTCTTGAGTGCGAGCCTCGCTCGTGACGTGACCTTCCTGGTGGCAGGTTCCGGCATGGGCAAGTCCGTGGCCTGTCATCGCAAGCTCTCCGTGCATGTGGAAGGCGGTGGATTCGGGCTCGTTCTTCCTCACGTGGCGGTCGAGTCCTCAATGACGCTCGACCAAGCCATTACGGCGACGCTCCGCCAGTTGCATCCCGCCTTGGCCGTGACGGGCCCGTCGGCCCTCTCGCTATGCTCACCCGAGCACCCGCTACTGCTCGCTGTCGAGGACATCAATCGTTCGGGACGCCCTCAATTGTTGCTGGAGAAGCTCGTCAGTTGGCGGCGTGTACCGGGCAAACAGGAGGCTGGGGCGCTGTCCCCGTGGCGTCTCATTTGCCCGTTGTGGCCGGAGACACTCAGCGCATTGAGCGATCAGGCCCAGAAGCTCATCGCCTCTCTCATCATCACAGCAGGCGGCTTCAGCGAGGACGAAGGCCGCAACGCTGTTGCCACTCGGGCACGAAGAACAGGGCATGAGCTCAGCCCTTTGGCCGCCGAGGAGATCACGGAGGCGCTGGGTCACGATCCACTCCTCATTGCACTCCATGATCCGGGGGTCGCGCCCGATCCGCACCGAGTCATCGGTGGCTTCGTGGAGCGTTCGCTCTCACGGACCTCGACAGGAGCCAAGGACTATCCGGCCGCGCAGTACCGCCAAGCCCTTCGGGCGCTTGCGGGTGAGATGCTTGCGAGCCGTCAGGTAGAGCTGACGTGGCGTGAAGTGAGCAGTTGGAAGAGCCTGCAGGGCGAGCCCCTGCGGCTCATCAGCAGCCTGGCCCAGCAAGGGGAGCTGATTCGCATCGCAGGGCCTTCAAACGAACAGCGGTTGGTGTTCCGCCACGACCGCATTCGAGAGTGGCTCCTGGCAGATGCTGCGGCTGAACTGGATCGCGGGGGAGGCTTGGCCGATGCGATATTGACAGAGCCGTATTTCGCGGAGGTGATCGGTACCGTTCTCGCATGGGAACGTCCGTTGGCGGGCTTCGTCCAGCGGGTTGCCTCCTCAAACCCGCTTGCGCTCTTCTACGCACTGCGTCTGCTTGGCGAGAACGGCGGATCTCATGGGGAGGCGATTGTCCAGGCCATCCACCGATGGCTTGACGAGCCAAGCACACGAGACCCTTCAAACAATCACCTGAGGTGGGAAGCGCTCGCCATTCTGGCGGAGACGGATTCCCGCGCTGTGTCGGACATTGTTCACAAATTTCCGGATCGAACCACGTGGAGCCCATTCGCTCGGTTTCGCAATGGTGACCTGTCGGGCGGAATCGAGGCCTGCTTCCATTTGGAACCAGGTCTTGGAGCACCGTGGCGAGACATCCAAATCGCTCACGCAAAGTTCCGCTATGGCAAACGCCTGTCCGACGCTTTGAACAAGTATCTCAGGCAGCCAAGCTTGAACAGCCCGTCGAGAGTGGGCTCCTTGCGTCTTGCCGGCCACTTGGCTGATCCGAGTCTGGCCCCTGCGATAGAAGCGTGCTGGGGCACTGACGAGAACCGCTCCGCTCATCTGGCCGACTACTTGTGGGCATTCGCGGAGTGCTGCGGAGAGGACCCTCCGCGCTACCTCAATCCTGTCTGCGATGCGTGGGCCTCACTTCCCGATGAATCGGAGCGAGAGGGGTTTCCGTCGCCGCGCGAAGGCTTCGCGAGCGACGAAGTGCGCTGGGCATTTAGCCGATGGCCACCGAGGGCCGCCATCGAATACTTCATCCAACGCGCTTCGCAAGAGGACCTTCGATGGCCAATCACCTACATGCTTCATAGCATGGACGATCCAGGCGCCGTATTGTTTGTGGCCCGCGAACTTGCGGCCGATCAACGGCGCTTTGAGGGAACAGATTCCACGTCGGTTTTCGCCACGACAGCGCCAGACGAATGGCGTCGTGCTCAAGAAAATGGCCGGCCGATGTCGAAGGCATCTCGAGACCTGTTGCTTGAGGCTTGGCAATCGGAGGGAAACGACAAGTACCTTCGTAGGGCAGCGTTTTCTCTGTGGTCCCAGACCAAAGACCCGAAAGATCTAGAAGTCCTCCGAACAACCAAACCCTCCGCCGAGTTGGCGGATAGGGTTCTGGCGGCGCGACTGACTCGTGAAGACCCGCTGGCGATTCCGGCGATGATCGAGAAGATAACCTCGGGCGGCGGCCGCCATTGGTGGCGGTACGGACGATATTTATGGTCACCGGCGCTCACTCAAACTCTCGATGAGGAACTCGGTAGACATGGGGCATTGGCGAAGCAGGCTTGGGCGGATGAGTCCAAGTTTGATTCGGACTGGATTACCTCCGAGTTGATTCAACGGCTTCCAACGGACGAGGCTGAACGCCTTCTTCTCAAGCATTGGCATCACCTTCGTTTCAGCCCTCGGTTTGTGCAAGCAGCGCTCTACCTCTGCACGCCACGCCTCTTGGACGCCGCGAGAGCGGCCATCAAAGACTGCCCTCAGCCCGCCGTGCTTCTGCGGCATTTCAGTATCCATGTGGGCATGAATACACACGGCCGCCCGGGGCTCACCCGTGAAGCGCAAGTATGGGCGCTGGTTCCCTATCTTCACCTGCTCTCCCCCAGGGATATCAACTCCTTATGGGAAACATGCAATGACCGCAGCTGGTTCTCACTGCGGCGTGAGTTCTTGGACAAGGCTCTGAAGGAACCGCACAGCGAACGCAAATGGAATCCTGATCGCCTTGTTTCGGAACTCGACGAGACGGTGGCGGAGAAACGAACTGTTTGGATGGACCTTCTGCTCGGCAGCTTCCTCAAAGCCGATGTCCCGTGGCCCGAGATTCTTGCGGTAATGACCCGTTGGCTCGAAGAGCGCCGCTCACTTCAAGCTTTGCGAATCGTCGCCGCCGCTGTCTTGCATCAAGGGACACGCGATGACATGTCCGCGCTAAAGATCGCTCAGGCAATGCCTGAACCCGCAGCGAAGCAACTTGTTGCGGACACACAGTTCGCCCTACGCCGCAAGAGGCCTCGCTAGTGACGGTGCTGGGCCGTTCCTCGGTGATACACATTCCGGGCTTCATGCTGAAGGCGGCAATGGAAGAGATGGCGATGGTGGCTCTCGAGGGCCAGCGCGTGCTGCCCAAGCGGCTCACCGAATCCGGCTTCACCTTCCGCAGGGGCGCGAGCGAACGCGTTCCCCCAAGCAGGAGAGGAGGAGGCGAGAGCGGGGAAGGAGGCAGCGGGCAGAACGGAGCGGATGAAGCAGAGGGCGCCGCGAGTGGACTTTTGCCGAGTTGCTGAGGAGGACGTTCGACTTCGACGTGTTGGCCTGCGTGAGGCAGGCTTAAGGGTGTTGGCGTGCGTGAAGGGAGCACGCGGGGTGCGCGCGATTGTGAAGCACCTGGGGTTGCGCACGGCGAGTGCGCACCTGGGCTGCTGGCTCGGTAGAAGCCCACGAGGATGGCGGCCCCGCAGCCCTTGGCGTTCAGCGCCCCGGCAGAAGTAAGGTGACCAACCGCGCCAGTGCCTTGATCTTCGGACTGTCTAGGCGGGCGAGGCGGCGCAAGAGGCGGCGCTTCTCGGGCGTGTCACTCAGGCCGGGGGCATCGTGTTTACCCCGGGGGCGCTCTGCCTCGGCTCCACCTCGGCAAACCCCATCAGTTCATGGGGGCCGCTGCCGAGAATCAGGCACATGCGCAACAGCGTTGGAACGCTCGGCAGCACGCCCCCCCGCTCCATGCGCCCGTACACCTCGGGAGCGATGCCGATGCCCTCGGCTGCTTCTGCTTGAGTCATGCCTGCCCGCTTGCGTGCCAGCTTCAAGGCCGCGCTCAGGGTGGCGGGTAATCGGCGCTGCCGGATCTCGATGTGTCGCGGCAGTGGGGAGGGCTTGCGGTTGCGCTCCGTGGAGCGCCGGGAGCGTGCAGCGGCGGGCGCCGAGCTGCCGTGGGTCACCCGGTCCACCCGACAGCCAGGAAGGGAGTACAGCGTTTCCATTCCCAGGATGTATTCGCCCAGTTGGCAGCCTGCCGCGACTGCCTACTGCGCCGAGGTGAACCACACGAAGTGCGGGAGAGCCACCGAAGCGGGTGACGCTCAGTACGCGCACCTGTCGCCCGAGGCGAGGGAGAGCGCCGTGCAGGAGTTGAATCGGCCCATCCCCAGCCGCGCGCCGCTCTGGGCTAGAGACGCCAGAGGGGCACACTGAGGGTACATGAAGAGAACGAGGACAAAGAAAAACCCAGCAACCCGTCAAGATTGCTGGGCTTCTCGGGCTGGAGACGGCGGGACTCGAACCCGCTGCTTCAGTGCGCCGGGTTCTTCGAGTCGCGCGCGGCCAGCCAGGTGTCGTGCAGCCACTTCTCCGTCTGCCGATGGCCGGGCATGTTGATCCACACGATGTCGCGCTCGAACACCATGACGCGCTCGTTCGCCCCGACGATGACCCAGAACCAGCGACCGTCCCCGGTGTTGCGCATCTTGACCTTCATGCCCGTCACGGTGATGACCTGCGGGCGGCCGTCGCGCGTGACACGGACCGGCTCGTCATGGGGCTCAATCCAACTGATCTCCATGCGCGGCAGCAGGTCGGGTGCGAACTCCTTCAGGAAGCCCATGGCGATTTCCCGGGTGCGCTCCCGGGAGGGCAGGTTGTCGCTCTCGTAGGCCAGGTCCATGTTCGCGAAGCCCTTCAGCAGGCCGGCCTCGTTGACGACCCGGCTGTAGTGCTCTCCGCCAAGCCCCGCGTTGCGCCCGTCCTGGCGCTCGAAGCGGGTGAGGGTGGCGCGCTCACCATCGACGGTGACGTCGCGCGTGGAGACCTGCTTGTACCCCTCGGGCGTCAGGCTGTTGAACGGGGGAGACGTCTTCGCAATCTGGGCGGCACTGGCTGGCATCTTTCGCTCCTTCGATGTCTGGGCATACGCGGCGACTCCGGCCGCCAGGACGAGACTGACGGCCGCGGTCCGGCCCGCGAGGGCATTGCGCTTCTTCATGGGTGGCTCTCCCCGGTGTTGAAGAACGTCGCCATGGCTGCTGACGAAACGGGCGCAGCTATACGCCCGCACTTCGTGGTGCGCCACCGGATGCTTCACGTCTGGCTGTCTGTCCATTGCGTCAAGTCATCCCGCGGCCGTCATCGCCATCGGGTTGCAGCCAGTTCCATGCGCTCACTGCCATGCGCTCCCGGTCGAATCCTGGTGCGCTGTCGTCCGATATCTTCCGAGCGCCTCGTTCTATCTGTGTCAGCGGCTGCCTGCCGTGCTTCACGTCGGCGGCGGGGACCAACACCACACACTGGAACGAGGTGCTCCGTATGAAGTCTTTCTTGAAGTGGGGAATTTCGGCTGTCTTTGCCACCATCGCGGCTCCGGCCCTGGCTCACGAGGATGCGACGGGAACTCCTGCGGAGCTGGCGCAGCTCGCGGGAATCGAGTCGGCACGGGCCGCCTGCTACATCGACACGACGTCGTGGGATGCGGCTACCCCTGATTACTGCTCCGCCATCGTCTGGTGGCAGCGACAGGCCACGGCGGTGTTCTCGGTCATCGGCCTCGACCAGGCCTCAGGCCGGTACCAAATCACGTACCTCGACAACAAGTGCTCCAGGGTCTGGTACACCACCCAGGAGGGCTGGCTCTGCTCACGCACGATTGGCCCCTTCCGGGACTACACCCAGCGCGTGCAGGTGACTGACCTGCAGACGGGCCAGTCGGTCATCCTGTCCGCCATCGCCCAATACGAGACCGGCGCGTAGCACGGCATCACGGCACGGCACCTGGATGAGCAGGTCGCCGTGCCACCCGCGCGGGAAAGTACAGCGTGCGCCCAGCCCCTCTGCGAAGGTGGGCAGGTCTCGACGCCCCCCAAGCACCGCACCTGCGCGCCCAAAGCCGGCTCGACGGAAGATTGCCCCTGATGGCGCGGCGTTGATTTCCGTGAATGAGGGGGCGCTGTCAGGTCAACCGGGCTCCGCCTTCGCTCCAACCCGGGCGGGATTCAGCCACGCAGCGCACGTGACAGTGCTTGTCCGAAGCCGCGGCTGGCCGCCTTCTTCCCCCTCCGCAAGGGGCAGATGGCAGGCGAGCAATCACATCACAATGGCTTATGACGCTTGCCCCCTCCTGCGGTGTTTGGAGACTCATGCGGCATGTCTCACCCCTTGGATGAGGTGATATCGACTCCGCACCGCAGATCGCCCGGCCGAGCGCTTCGCCGGACCCCTCCAGCCCCACTTCGGCCACACCTGATTTGAGCGCCCTTCGAGGGAGCGCGGGATTTCGAGACAGTATTCCCGTCGTCGCGGGTGGCCGTGAGCCGTGACCGCTGGAGTGCGCCTCGACCCTGATACATCCACCCTCCCCGCTGTCTCGATGAGGTCAATAAAGACCTGATATCAAAAAATGACTCAGGCAGGAGGTGCACGCGCACCGCACTGTCAGGCGGTGTCAGGAGGAGCCCACGGACCGAGATGTTTACGGTCCATCACTTGCAAAAGCGCGGGGGCACAGGAAAGGACACACCCCTGAAATGCGTACTCGCCCCCCCTCCTGGAACAACGTTGCTGTCTGGTCTCTGGGAGCCGCGCTGCTTGCTTCCCCGGTCGTTGCTCACGCGGATTCGGCCAACCAGATAGACGACCTCTCGCTCGAGGAGCTCCTCAACCTCCAGGTGGACACCGTCACCCGCCGCATCCAGCCGCTGCTCTGGGCGCCGGCTCGCTCGGTCGTTGTCACTCGCAGCCAGATTCTGCAGCGACGCTACGTCAACCTGCGAGACCTCCTGCAGGACATGCCGGAGGTGGATGTCTTCACCAACTACTCGGCAGTGACACGGAGCGCGGTCTCCGTCCGCGGCCTGGTGGGGAACAACCGTTTCCTGGTCCTGGTCGACGGCGTCCGAATCAACGCGATGACGGGCGACGAGGCTCCCGTCGAAGACAACTATCCGCTCTTCGACGCCGAGCGCGTGGAAGTCATCTACGGTCCTGCTTCCGCCATGTACGGCGCCGACGCGCTGGTCGGCGTCATCAACATCGTCAGCAGGCGCGAGGAAGCCAGCCGCGGCTTCTCTGCCTCCGCTTCGTACGGGAGCGCCGACACGCGCTACGGCGCCGCCAAGCTGTTCACGAACATTGGCGAGCACGCCCGGCTGAGCCTCACGGCCCACAAGCACGCCTCGGATGCTCCGGACCTCGCCAGTGCCTATCGGGATGACTTCCAGGGCATCGGCGAGCTGAGAGATCCATTCACCGGGAACGTCCTGGCCTCGACTCCGGGCAACCACTTCAGCAACCAGGTGTCGAGCTACTCCATCGCCGCCCGGCTGACGCTCGATAAGGAGCTGACGGCCGGCTACGACATGCGGCAGTTCACCCAGCTCACGTCCGTGGGCATGAGGCCGGAGTACACCATCTACGGCGCGGCGGCCCCGCACCGGTGGCAGACCTTCTATCTGACGTATCGCAAGGACCTCCTCCCGAAGCTCGAGTCCAGCTCGGAGGTCAACTACTCCATCTTCACCAAGCTCCCGTCGTTCTCGTACAACAACGTGTATTCGGGGGGCGTGCCGCAATACAAATACTCGCGGAACACGTCCTTCAGCGTCAGGGAACAGCTGGCCTACCCGCTGACCCCCGACATCGACCTCGTGGCGGGAGTGTCCTGGGCGTACATCCAGGCGCTTCCCGAGACGGGCGCGCTCACTGCCCCGTTCGACGAGGACCTGCCCTCGGGGGCGCAAGGGCAGACCATCTTCGGAACGTCCATTCCGTTCCCGAACTACGAGATCAGCTATCAGACGCTCGGCACCTACCTGCAGACCCAGGCTCAGCTCACGAGCAATCTGGCCGTCACGGCGGGCATGCGCTTCGACCACGACACCCGGTACGGCAGCACCTTCAACCCGCGCGCGGGCGTCGTCTACCAATTCGCCTCGGGAAACACCGCGAAGCTGCTCTACGGCGAGGCCTTCCTCGCGCCGCCGCCCGCGTACCAATACGCCTTCTGGGGCTCGTTCGCGGGAACCGATACCAACACCGGCCGGCCTTTCGCCTACTGGTACCATGTCCCCAACGCCAACCTGGACCCGATGAAGGCGCGCACGTTGGAGTTCGACTACTCGCTGCTGATGGCCAAGGACCTGCTCGTCGAGCTCGATGGCTACTTCAGCGCGGTGAATGGCATCACCGTCGCGCGCACGGTCGAAAGCCCCACCGAGTTCGCGGGTGCGGACATCCTGTCCTACGAGGAGTTCCGGAGCGAGGGCCGGGCCAGGCTCTACGGCGGAAACGTCTCGCTCCGCTACCAGCTGAAGCTGGGGGCCACGGAAATCGAGCCGTGGGGCTCCTTCAGCCTCTCGGCGGGGAAGAGCTTCGACAAGCCCGAGGATGGATGGACCGAGATGCCGTTCAACGTGCCCTACAAGGTGAAGGGTGGCGTCACCGTGAAGCACGACAACTTCAGCTTCACCCCGCGGGTTCGCTGGGCCTCGCGGTCCACCCAGGCCCTGCGCAACCCGGAAGCGCCCTCCCACCGGCTGACCTCGCCCGCCCACGCGGTCGTCGATGTCGCGCTTCGCGCGGATGACGTCTTCGTCAAGGGGCTCTCCCTGGCCCTGGACGTCCGCAACGCGCTGAATGCCCGGTATTACATGCCGGGGGCCGGCGGCCCGCTGGAGTTCATCAACACGCCCCAGGACCCGCGCACGGCGATGCTGGAGCTGGCCTTCAACTACGACTAGGCGCGCGAGGGACCGAGGAGGGCTGCGGACGGGTTCCTCCTGAGTTGGCTCACCAGCCATCCGAGCAGGCAATGACAGCCTGTCTGCTCGGAGCTGGACGCAACGAATGAGACATTCGTCCGCGATAACAGTTTTCATGGGTCGCCAGGAGAAGGCGGGTGCTTTCAACTGGCAGGGGGCTTGCCTGGCCTGAGTCGCGGGTCGGGGAGGCCATGGCTGAGTGCGTGTGGTCGTATCTACCGAGCCGAGGGCGTTGCTTCTCCCCATGCGGATGCTTTTTCAGCGGCAATCACTGCGGGTCAAATTCGTTGCACTGGTGGCGGCGCTTCTGGCTGCGATTGCATTGTTTCTCCTGGCGTTCTTCCCAGCGCGGCTCGACTCACTAGCGCGGGCCTCCGTGGAGGAGCGGGCCGTGGGCATCGCCACGGTGCTGTCGGCCGCCGTGGCCCCGGCGCTCGACTTCGATGACGTGGCGCGTGCGGAGGAGCTGATCAGCGGTCTGGCGGGCACGCCGGGCGCGGAGTACGCGCTCGTCCTTCGCGAGGATGGCAGCCAGATGGCGTCGTGGAAGCCCGAGGCCGCTCCTGACCCGGCCTCCCTGCCCAGGGCGTCCGACACCCAGTCCCAGGTCTCCTCCTCCGAGCAGGACATCCACGTGGCCGTGGCCGTGAGCGGCCGCACCGGCGCCCGCGGACAACTGGTGCTCGGCTTCAGCCTCCAGACGCTCCACGCCCAGCGTCGCAGCAACCTGTTGGTCGTCGGACTCGTCTCCGGGCTGGTGTTCCTCGTGGGGCTCGGGTTGACCTTCCTGGTGGGCACCCAGGTGGTGCGCCCGGTGGAGCGGCTCCGCGCGGTGGCGCAGCACATCTCCCAGGGGGACCTGGTCACGGCCGAGCTGGCGCTCGGCGGCGCCGAAGCGGTCGAACGTCAGGCGAGCGCCTACGGCTCCTCGCTTCAGCGTCGCACCTCCTCCGACGAGCTCGAGCAGCTCGCCGGCTCGTTCGCGCTGATGCTCACCCAGCTGCGTCGCGCCACAAGGACTCTCCAGGAGGCCGCTTCCCGGCTCTCCGAGCACACCACCACGCTGAAGGTGGTGTCGCAGGAGCAGGAGGGCATGGTGCGAGACCAGGCACGCGCCATCCAGGGCACCCAGGCTTCGGCACAGGAA comes from Pyxidicoccus parkwaysis and encodes:
- a CDS encoding helix-turn-helix transcriptional regulator, whose protein sequence is METLYSLPGCRVDRVTHGSSAPAAARSRRSTERNRKPSPLPRHIEIRQRRLPATLSAALKLARKRAGMTQAEAAEGIGIAPEVYGRMERGGVLPSVPTLLRMCLILGSGPHELMGFAEVEPRQSAPGVNTMPPA
- a CDS encoding TonB-dependent receptor plug domain-containing protein — protein: MRTRPPSWNNVAVWSLGAALLASPVVAHADSANQIDDLSLEELLNLQVDTVTRRIQPLLWAPARSVVVTRSQILQRRYVNLRDLLQDMPEVDVFTNYSAVTRSAVSVRGLVGNNRFLVLVDGVRINAMTGDEAPVEDNYPLFDAERVEVIYGPASAMYGADALVGVINIVSRREEASRGFSASASYGSADTRYGAAKLFTNIGEHARLSLTAHKHASDAPDLASAYRDDFQGIGELRDPFTGNVLASTPGNHFSNQVSSYSIAARLTLDKELTAGYDMRQFTQLTSVGMRPEYTIYGAAAPHRWQTFYLTYRKDLLPKLESSSEVNYSIFTKLPSFSYNNVYSGGVPQYKYSRNTSFSVREQLAYPLTPDIDLVAGVSWAYIQALPETGALTAPFDEDLPSGAQGQTIFGTSIPFPNYEISYQTLGTYLQTQAQLTSNLAVTAGMRFDHDTRYGSTFNPRAGVVYQFASGNTAKLLYGEAFLAPPPAYQYAFWGSFAGTDTNTGRPFAYWYHVPNANLDPMKARTLEFDYSLLMAKDLLVELDGYFSAVNGITVARTVESPTEFAGADILSYEEFRSEGRARLYGGNVSLRYQLKLGATEIEPWGSFSLSAGKSFDKPEDGWTEMPFNVPYKVKGGVTVKHDNFSFTPRVRWASRSTQALRNPEAPSHRLTSPAHAVVDVALRADDVFVKGLSLALDVRNALNARYYMPGAGGPLEFINTPQDPRTAMLELAFNYD
- a CDS encoding DUF1731 domain-containing protein, which produces MTVLGRSSVIHIPGFMLKAAMEEMAMVALEGQRVLPKRLTESGFTFRRGASERVPPSRRGGGESGEGGSGQNGADEAEGAASGLLPSC
- a CDS encoding methyl-accepting chemotaxis protein, translating into MLFQRQSLRVKFVALVAALLAAIALFLLAFFPARLDSLARASVEERAVGIATVLSAAVAPALDFDDVARAEELISGLAGTPGAEYALVLREDGSQMASWKPEAAPDPASLPRASDTQSQVSSSEQDIHVAVAVSGRTGARGQLVLGFSLQTLHAQRRSNLLVVGLVSGLVFLVGLGLTFLVGTQVVRPVERLRAVAQHISQGDLVTAELALGGAEAVERQASAYGSSLQRRTSSDELEQLAGSFALMLTQLRRATRTLQEAASRLSEHTTTLKVVSQEQEGMVRDQARAIQGTQASAQELRLTADLATQRAEAVLGVAARAESIGTSGESGIEKSLQGLSHIRNQVEQIAERITSLDAHAQRIGNITSTVKDLADQSNMLALNASIEAARAGEHGKGFMVVAREVRSLADQSIQRTVEVRKLLGDIIESIRAAVSITESGSVQVSQGLESVQSSGENLRELTRIVKANREAVEQIASAVSQQNVGITHIFSAIDDLGGQMGQTVARLESTANAITVVQDVSKAVLDVANHYRI